One Pararhizobium sp. IMCC3301 DNA segment encodes these proteins:
- a CDS encoding alpha/beta-hydrolase family protein: MRFFNRTGLTVLPLLLGLLFFAASLTPSLIPRDWLVQGVLGGLVMALGYLIGRVMAGLWWLMNLPRFKGRSARIFYFTVATPVLIVLMLSLIQAPGWQNGIRSRMGMDLADSGHTIQMMLVALAVFTVLVVAGFMLNMAFDYLRQRLDRFMPRRTANIAGFLLTVFVVVIVTRDGVLDMVIAKLDKSVTVAQNLFDTAPPPPAGTDIAGGKGSLIDWGAMGQPGRDYVTTGPDAAAISEFTGREAMQPIRVYAGLAQADTPEQRARIAFAELQRLGGFERKVLIVALPTGTGWLDPGAVDSVEYMHGGDIATVAVQYSYLQSPLALILETRSGLDQARALISTIHGYWKTLPKDSRPRLYIHGLSLGAWSSMYGTGLFALLDDPIDGAFWVGPPFPSQMWNGINAERDPDSPYVRPTIGDGRLVRFASHTDDAGGPDGWGEMRLVYLQYSSDPIVFYEPASLFRAPAWMLEAAASDVSPDLRFMPVVTQFQLAVDMALANSAPAGHGHAYYGADYVGPWAAVTNPENWTAADSARLKTHCGDGFGKGCRN; the protein is encoded by the coding sequence ATGCGCTTTTTCAACAGGACCGGCCTGACTGTTTTGCCGCTGCTCTTGGGGCTGTTGTTCTTTGCGGCGTCCCTGACGCCTTCATTGATTCCGCGCGACTGGCTCGTGCAGGGCGTACTTGGCGGGCTGGTCATGGCTCTGGGTTACCTGATCGGGCGCGTTATGGCGGGGCTTTGGTGGCTGATGAACCTGCCCAGATTCAAAGGCCGCTCGGCCCGTATCTTCTACTTTACCGTCGCCACGCCGGTTCTGATCGTGCTGATGCTGAGCCTTATCCAGGCACCAGGTTGGCAAAACGGCATCCGCTCCCGCATGGGCATGGATTTGGCGGACAGCGGTCATACCATACAGATGATGCTCGTGGCCTTGGCTGTTTTTACCGTTTTAGTCGTCGCCGGTTTTATGCTGAATATGGCTTTCGATTACCTGCGCCAGCGCCTCGACCGCTTCATGCCCCGACGCACGGCTAATATCGCAGGCTTTCTACTGACGGTCTTTGTCGTCGTGATCGTTACGCGGGACGGCGTCCTGGACATGGTGATTGCAAAACTGGACAAGTCTGTGACGGTTGCCCAGAACCTGTTTGATACGGCTCCGCCGCCGCCAGCTGGAACTGATATCGCGGGCGGCAAGGGATCGTTGATTGACTGGGGCGCTATGGGCCAGCCTGGTCGGGATTACGTCACAACGGGTCCCGATGCCGCCGCCATATCTGAATTCACCGGACGGGAGGCGATGCAGCCGATACGTGTCTACGCTGGCCTTGCCCAGGCGGACACTCCAGAACAACGTGCCAGGATCGCGTTTGCGGAGCTGCAACGGCTCGGCGGATTTGAACGGAAAGTTCTCATCGTCGCCTTGCCAACGGGCACGGGCTGGCTGGACCCCGGCGCGGTGGATTCTGTCGAGTATATGCACGGTGGCGACATTGCGACGGTTGCGGTGCAGTATTCCTATTTGCAATCGCCGCTGGCACTGATCCTGGAGACACGTTCCGGCCTGGATCAAGCCCGGGCGCTTATTTCAACCATTCATGGGTATTGGAAGACGCTTCCCAAAGATTCGCGCCCACGGCTCTATATCCACGGCCTCAGCCTTGGCGCCTGGTCATCCATGTATGGGACAGGACTGTTTGCGTTGCTTGACGATCCGATTGACGGCGCATTTTGGGTTGGCCCGCCATTTCCATCTCAGATGTGGAATGGCATCAACGCCGAGCGCGACCCTGACAGTCCCTATGTGAGACCCACAATCGGCGATGGCAGATTGGTACGCTTCGCGTCTCATACCGATGACGCGGGCGGGCCGGATGGATGGGGCGAGATGCGACTGGTCTACCTTCAATACTCCAGCGACCCAATTGTGTTTTATGAACCTGCGTCCTTATTTCGTGCGCCTGCCTGGATGCTCGAAGCTGCCGCAAGTGACGTCTCGCCGGATCTCAGATTCATGCCGGTGGTCACTCAATTTCAACTTGCGGTGGACATGGCGCTGGCCAACAGCGCTCCAGCGGGCCATGGCCATGCCTATTATGGCGCAGATTATGTCGGGCCGTGGGCCGCGGTCACCAACCCGGAAAACTGGACGGCGGCGGACAGCGCCCGATTAAAAACTCATTGCGGTGACGGCTTTGGCAAGGGTTGCAGAAATTAA
- a CDS encoding FUSC family protein — translation MYVTPRPNVSEDPLYAVRMGMTGMLAYAFVALLNPALPPIIAALPLGLIAAQRKAFNPAKMLAAPIVMIAIVYAMTWFVEQLRPMPLVYVGAMWLTYFVAFRMILKTGAPLGMLIIIVALLMSIMGMHGTATLETMRDGFVQASLVALIIGPLVYMVLPARTPELHVDDPLPSPGNIEVGAAIRATVLLGLSFWLYSVMQPSDMMMAMIAAMVIVFPTRERVWGEALQRIRATLYGVAIAMLVLWLFAWSSHLSILLGLIFLSGLFLGSRMLSGPHPSMVYQYAFSVTLALVAGALSTQDPAYASFTRIVLTLVGAFSAAFAVALLDMLTDWRGNDTLPAQANSGG, via the coding sequence ATGTATGTGACCCCACGACCCAACGTTTCGGAAGATCCGCTCTATGCAGTGCGCATGGGCATGACGGGAATGCTCGCATATGCTTTTGTCGCGCTGCTGAACCCCGCGCTGCCACCGATTATCGCAGCCCTGCCCCTGGGTCTGATCGCGGCGCAGCGCAAAGCGTTCAACCCGGCCAAGATGCTCGCCGCTCCGATTGTGATGATTGCTATCGTCTATGCCATGACATGGTTCGTGGAACAGTTGCGCCCGATGCCTTTGGTCTATGTCGGCGCTATGTGGCTGACCTATTTTGTCGCGTTCCGCATGATCCTGAAAACCGGGGCGCCACTGGGCATGCTTATCATCATCGTGGCGCTTCTCATGTCGATTATGGGGATGCACGGTACCGCCACGCTAGAGACGATGCGCGATGGCTTCGTCCAGGCCTCACTGGTGGCGCTGATCATCGGACCATTGGTCTACATGGTGTTGCCCGCCCGGACTCCAGAGTTACACGTCGACGACCCACTACCAAGCCCCGGTAATATCGAGGTTGGTGCGGCAATCCGTGCCACAGTTCTGCTGGGCCTCAGTTTCTGGCTCTATTCAGTCATGCAACCATCGGACATGATGATGGCGATGATTGCGGCAATGGTAATTGTCTTCCCGACCCGCGAGCGGGTGTGGGGCGAAGCCTTACAGCGGATACGTGCGACACTTTATGGCGTCGCAATTGCAATGCTTGTGTTGTGGCTGTTCGCCTGGTCCTCGCACCTGTCAATTCTGCTTGGCCTGATCTTCCTGTCAGGCCTGTTTCTGGGAAGCCGGATGTTGAGTGGCCCGCATCCCAGCATGGTCTACCAATACGCGTTTTCAGTTACGCTCGCACTGGTGGCTGGCGCGCTGTCCACCCAGGACCCCGCCTATGCAAGTTTCACACGGATCGTGCTGACACTCGTGGGGGCTTTCTCGGCAGCCTTTGCGGTCGCGCTTTTGGACATGCTGACAGATTGGCGCGGCAACGACACGCTGCCCGCACAAGCCAACTCCGGCGGGTGA
- a CDS encoding HlyD family secretion protein, which produces MVLLLLVMVVLYALTDRLAPSSSRGIVSAHVVQIAARVSGEIKQVHVVDDAVVQAGEELFSLDPRPFELAVQQAEANLKSTVQSIDASSASLVAAQAELTQARIALDTTRAQAERTFRLEERGIAARAQGDAARGQIADAEARVASVEANLESARTQLGPQGNDNPSIAAAQAQLERAQYDLASTTVVAPHFGVVTNMLLSEGQFISAGSPTLTFIDAAAAWVTVDLRENQLQTIEPGDPVNLLFDALPGRIFEGRVQSIAWGINPGRNVQGGLVVNQPNNRWFEPARRIPVRIELNGGMEAWPSQVRVGGKVHAVVFAAGKGNPIAWLAGGLQWIRSFTSYLH; this is translated from the coding sequence GTGGTCCTGCTGCTCCTTGTGATGGTCGTCCTCTATGCGCTGACTGACCGTTTGGCCCCGTCTTCGTCACGGGGCATCGTCTCGGCTCATGTCGTCCAGATCGCCGCGCGTGTTTCAGGCGAGATAAAGCAGGTGCACGTGGTGGATGATGCTGTGGTGCAGGCTGGCGAGGAATTGTTCTCACTGGATCCCCGCCCTTTTGAATTGGCAGTGCAGCAGGCGGAGGCCAACCTGAAGTCCACGGTGCAAAGCATCGATGCATCCAGCGCCTCGCTCGTTGCGGCCCAGGCAGAGCTCACACAGGCCCGCATCGCGCTTGACACGACCCGCGCGCAGGCAGAGCGAACCTTTCGACTGGAAGAACGGGGCATTGCGGCCAGGGCACAAGGCGATGCCGCACGAGGGCAGATTGCAGATGCTGAAGCGCGCGTGGCATCAGTAGAGGCCAATCTTGAAAGTGCACGCACGCAGCTTGGGCCCCAAGGCAATGACAACCCGTCGATTGCCGCCGCGCAAGCACAGTTGGAACGCGCACAATATGATTTGGCCTCGACCACCGTGGTCGCACCTCATTTCGGCGTCGTCACCAACATGCTGCTTTCTGAAGGGCAGTTCATTAGTGCCGGAAGTCCCACGCTGACCTTCATCGATGCGGCCGCCGCGTGGGTGACGGTTGATCTGCGCGAGAATCAGCTTCAAACCATTGAGCCCGGCGATCCCGTGAATTTGCTGTTTGACGCGTTGCCGGGGCGGATTTTCGAAGGTCGCGTGCAAAGCATCGCATGGGGCATCAATCCCGGTCGCAACGTTCAGGGAGGTCTGGTGGTCAATCAGCCCAACAACCGGTGGTTTGAACCTGCGCGGCGTATTCCTGTGCGAATCGAGTTAAACGGCGGAATGGAGGCCTGGCCCAGCCAGGTGCGCGTCGGCGGCAAGGTTCACGCCGTGGTGTTCGCGGCTGGCAAGGGTAATCCTATCGCCTGGCTGGCTGGTGGTTTGCAGTGGATCAGGTCATTCACCAGCTACCTGCATTAA
- a CDS encoding sulfite exporter TauE/SafE family protein, which yields MSGILPGTIEPWFAAIIVATSFLTSSISAALGLGGGVLLIAIMGFGLPLTALIPVHGVVQLGSNAGRALLQWRHATRWILLWFGAGSMIGTLVAGRLTLDLPETVWRLGLGVFILMISWLPKPNFGRTARPIVLLNGILGAIFTMFFGATGPLVMAINAPHAGSRHGIVATHAVAMTLQHSLKIMMFGFLGFAFAPWLPLIVMMVLSGHLGTILGTRLLNRLPEERFRAALKGLLTVLALGLIIQGLAATG from the coding sequence ATGTCAGGCATTCTCCCGGGCACGATAGAGCCGTGGTTTGCTGCCATCATCGTTGCAACAAGCTTTCTGACTTCGTCGATTTCGGCAGCGCTCGGACTGGGTGGCGGCGTGTTGCTGATAGCCATCATGGGTTTTGGTCTGCCGCTGACGGCTCTGATTCCGGTCCATGGTGTGGTTCAGCTTGGCTCCAATGCCGGCCGGGCTCTGCTGCAATGGCGTCATGCCACGCGCTGGATTTTGCTGTGGTTCGGAGCCGGTAGCATGATCGGAACGCTTGTGGCCGGCCGGCTGACTCTGGATCTGCCGGAAACAGTCTGGCGACTGGGTCTGGGTGTTTTCATTCTGATGATCAGCTGGCTGCCAAAACCGAATTTCGGCAGGACTGCCAGACCGATTGTGCTGCTCAACGGCATTCTGGGCGCTATATTCACCATGTTTTTCGGTGCCACCGGTCCTCTGGTGATGGCCATTAATGCCCCGCATGCCGGGTCGCGTCACGGCATCGTCGCCACACATGCAGTTGCCATGACACTGCAGCACAGCCTGAAAATCATGATGTTCGGGTTTCTTGGTTTTGCCTTCGCCCCATGGCTGCCGCTGATCGTGATGATGGTCCTGTCAGGCCATCTCGGCACAATTCTCGGCACCAGATTGCTCAACCGTCTGCCTGAAGAACGGTTTCGCGCAGCCCTGAAGGGCCTTCTCACCGTGCTGGCGCTTGGCCTGATCATTCAGGGGCTGGCTGCGACGGGTTAG
- a CDS encoding M20 aminoacylase family protein yields MPIINRIADFHDEITGWRRDLHQHPELQYDLPRTARTVAELLTGFGCDEVVQGLGKTGVVAVIHGRHNKSGKVIGLRADMDALPIVEASGKPYASKTSGRMHACGHDGHTAMLLGAARYLAETRNFDGTAVLIFQPAEEGGAGAKAMIDDGLLDRFGIQEVFGMHNFPGLPLGDFAIRHGALMAATDEFSIVCEGYGAHAARPNLSVDPVLMGAAIVQNLQSIAARNVDPLESVVVSVTVFQAGKAFNVIPQTAELRGTIRSLTAEVRTLAEKRLRIIVENTAAAFGGTAKIKFHRGYPVTANNPEKADFAAGIAAQIVGQSRVNTNVAPIMGGEDFSYMLEQRPGAFIFVGIGPGAGLHHPEYDFNDEVIPVGVSYWARLVETAMAA; encoded by the coding sequence ATGCCCATTATCAACCGAATTGCAGATTTTCATGACGAGATCACAGGCTGGCGCCGGGATCTGCATCAACATCCCGAATTGCAGTATGACCTGCCGCGCACGGCGCGGACAGTGGCAGAGTTGTTGACCGGGTTTGGCTGTGACGAAGTGGTGCAGGGTCTTGGAAAAACCGGTGTGGTTGCGGTCATCCACGGGCGTCACAACAAGTCTGGCAAGGTGATCGGCCTGCGCGCCGATATGGACGCCTTGCCGATCGTCGAGGCGTCCGGCAAACCCTATGCCTCGAAAACATCGGGACGAATGCATGCCTGCGGCCATGACGGCCATACGGCAATGCTGCTCGGGGCCGCCAGGTACCTTGCCGAGACGCGGAATTTTGACGGGACAGCGGTGCTGATATTCCAGCCGGCGGAAGAAGGCGGTGCCGGCGCCAAGGCAATGATCGATGATGGATTGCTCGACCGGTTCGGCATTCAGGAAGTCTTCGGCATGCATAATTTTCCTGGCCTGCCGCTGGGTGATTTTGCCATTCGCCACGGTGCATTAATGGCGGCAACCGACGAGTTTTCGATTGTCTGCGAAGGCTATGGTGCGCACGCCGCGCGGCCGAATCTGTCGGTTGATCCGGTGCTGATGGGGGCGGCGATCGTGCAGAATCTTCAATCCATCGCTGCCCGCAATGTCGATCCTTTGGAAAGCGTGGTCGTTTCGGTCACGGTATTTCAGGCCGGCAAGGCGTTCAACGTCATTCCACAAACCGCAGAGTTGCGCGGCACAATTCGCTCGCTGACCGCCGAAGTGCGCACGCTGGCTGAAAAGCGGCTGAGGATCATTGTCGAAAATACTGCCGCAGCCTTTGGTGGAACGGCAAAGATAAAATTCCACCGGGGTTATCCGGTCACCGCCAACAATCCGGAAAAAGCTGATTTTGCCGCCGGCATCGCGGCGCAGATTGTCGGGCAAAGCCGGGTCAACACCAATGTGGCGCCAATTATGGGCGGCGAAGATTTCTCATATATGCTGGAACAGCGTCCGGGCGCCTTCATCTTTGTCGGTATTGGCCCTGGAGCCGGGCTGCATCATCCGGAATATGATTTCAACGACGAAGTCATTCCGGTCGGCGTATCCTACTGGGCGCGGTTGGTTGAAACTGCAATGGCAGCTTAG
- a CDS encoding D-alanyl-D-alanine carboxypeptidase family protein, with protein MRFVRSLMQNLNWQLRASMFGRHATAVLVPLLLLISQPAAAAPHILVDMESGRILEQKDALQPWYPASVTKLMTAFVTFEAIAAGDLTMRSAVIMSQNALNEPPSKMGFPVGTEVTVENALKMLIVKSANDIAVALAEAVGGSEQKFVARMNKTAARLGMTGTQFRNPNGLPAKGQTTNARDMAVLTQAIFKQYPQHGDLFKITAIRAGKRVLKSYNPLLTRYQGATGMKTGFICSSGFNMVATAQRGGRHLIAVVFGAPSSQERAETAAKLLDKGFRSSGRSGQRTVAGYKARGLTAEPIDLRQQICSSTARSERANFRKSYKMGEGISVLSNVDLIDTIPVTVRTGGAIRTISAAFRNAPPPVPRPNVVLVAVPDPAGDTAAQGSAKEGSATEVASQVANQVASQVEGSADQVDTGDGDGDEARANSQSAQSAALGGIPLPADRPAFAKTAEPVN; from the coding sequence GTGAGATTTGTCCGATCACTTATGCAAAATCTGAACTGGCAGCTCAGAGCATCCATGTTCGGTCGCCATGCGACGGCAGTCCTGGTGCCGTTGTTGCTGTTGATCAGCCAGCCCGCTGCTGCAGCGCCTCATATTCTGGTCGACATGGAGAGCGGACGCATATTGGAGCAGAAAGACGCTCTGCAGCCCTGGTATCCCGCTTCGGTCACCAAACTGATGACTGCTTTCGTTACTTTTGAGGCGATTGCCGCTGGCGATCTGACCATGCGGTCTGCCGTGATCATGTCGCAAAACGCGCTCAATGAGCCACCGAGCAAAATGGGTTTTCCTGTTGGCACGGAAGTCACCGTTGAGAATGCCCTGAAGATGCTCATCGTCAAATCGGCCAACGATATTGCCGTTGCGCTTGCAGAGGCCGTGGGCGGCAGCGAACAGAAATTCGTTGCCCGGATGAATAAAACCGCTGCCAGACTGGGCATGACCGGCACCCAGTTCCGCAATCCAAATGGACTGCCGGCAAAAGGTCAGACAACCAATGCCCGAGACATGGCGGTTTTGACACAGGCCATTTTCAAGCAGTATCCGCAACATGGCGATCTGTTCAAAATCACTGCCATACGTGCCGGCAAACGTGTTCTGAAATCCTATAATCCGCTTTTGACCCGCTATCAGGGTGCAACAGGGATGAAAACAGGTTTTATCTGCTCCTCGGGTTTCAACATGGTTGCCACGGCACAACGCGGCGGCAGACATCTGATCGCAGTTGTTTTCGGTGCGCCTTCTTCGCAAGAGCGCGCTGAAACTGCCGCCAAGCTGCTGGACAAGGGGTTCCGCTCCTCTGGCCGGTCAGGCCAGCGCACCGTAGCTGGTTACAAAGCACGCGGCCTGACTGCCGAGCCGATTGATTTGAGGCAACAGATCTGCAGCAGCACTGCGCGCAGCGAACGGGCAAATTTCCGCAAGTCCTACAAGATGGGTGAAGGCATTTCGGTGTTGAGCAATGTTGATCTCATTGACACGATCCCGGTCACGGTGCGCACCGGCGGTGCCATCAGGACGATTTCAGCTGCGTTCAGGAACGCCCCGCCCCCTGTTCCGCGCCCGAATGTGGTTCTGGTGGCTGTGCCGGATCCTGCAGGTGACACTGCTGCCCAGGGCAGTGCTAAAGAGGGCAGTGCTACAGAGGTTGCCAGCCAGGTTGCTAATCAGGTTGCCAGTCAGGTGGAAGGGAGCGCCGATCAGGTTGATACCGGCGACGGCGATGGCGATGAGGCACGAGCCAACAGCCAATCCGCCCAATCGGCGGCATTGGGAGGCATTCCCTTACCTGCCGACAGGCCGGCATTTGCCAAGACCGCAGAGCCGGTAAACTAG
- a CDS encoding sulfurtransferase TusA family protein has product MTFDPLDHSSNRAVETDAKATLLDVSGLQCPLPVLKTQKALRGLDSGAVLRVISTDPMAKIDIPHFCSEHGHKLLLQEPHGAATAYLVEKGVKKTVI; this is encoded by the coding sequence ATGACCTTTGACCCCCTGGACCACAGCAGCAATCGTGCAGTTGAAACGGACGCAAAGGCAACGTTGCTGGATGTGAGCGGTCTGCAATGCCCGCTGCCGGTCCTCAAAACCCAGAAAGCACTGCGCGGTCTTGATAGCGGCGCGGTGCTGCGTGTCATCAGTACCGATCCGATGGCGAAGATCGATATTCCGCATTTCTGCTCCGAACACGGCCACAAATTGCTGTTGCAGGAACCCCATGGCGCGGCAACCGCATATCTGGTGGAGAAAGGCGTGAAGAAAACGGTTATCTGA